A section of the Clostridium felsineum DSM 794 genome encodes:
- a CDS encoding valine--tRNA ligase, with the protein MKEFDEMAKTYDPKEFEDRIYKWWEEKGFFTPKVDKNKKPYTIMMPPPNITGKLHLGHALDCALQDFMIRAKRMQGYEALWLPGQDHASIATEVRVEKELLKEGLNKKEMGREKFLERVWDWTKEYRERIKNQQKKLGVSADFTRESFTMDEKLNKAVRTVFVKLYEDGLIYQGNRITNWCPKCQTALSDAEIEYKEDQGFFWHIKYPVEGENDFIEIATTRPETMLGDTAVAVNPKDERYKRFIGKMLILPLLNRKIEVVADDYVDMEFGTGAVKITPAHDPNDYEVGKRHNLKEIVMLNNDGTIKEGFGKYSGMDRYEARKAIVNDLKEEGYLVKIKEHVHNVGTHDRCGSIIEPMISKQWYVKMKSLAEPAIKAVKEGETKFVPERFDKIYFNWMENIQDWCISRQLWWGHRIPVWYCKDCGEIIVSEKEPTACGKCGSENLEQDKDVLDTWFSSALWPFSTLGWPDKNEDLEYFYPTNTLVTGYDIIFFWVARMVFSGIYNMGETPFKHVYIHGLVRDAEGRKMSKSLGNGVDPLDVIDTFGADALRFMLITGNAPGNDIRYKTEKVEAARNFANKIWNASRFVLMNLDKDIMNKYKDAKDYSLADKWILSRCNSLVNEVTDNIEKFELGIASQKVYDFMWNEFCDWYIELIKPVMYSDDEKAKGISYNVLHKVLTVGLQLLHPVMPYITEEIYKHVGGEYEAIAVSLWPKYTDHLHDEASENAMNYIIEAIKSIRNVRAEMNVPPSKKAKVMIFTEDENKAAFELGDKYFEKLAYASSVSFLKSKDEAPENGVSCVTKGAEIYMPLLDLIDVTKEIERLSKEKDKLQSEIDRVNKKLSNKGFTAKAPESVVEAERVKGEKYKKMLEAVEERIKALK; encoded by the coding sequence ATGAAAGAATTTGATGAAATGGCAAAAACTTATGATCCTAAGGAATTTGAAGATAGAATATATAAATGGTGGGAAGAAAAAGGCTTTTTTACACCTAAGGTAGATAAAAATAAAAAGCCTTATACAATAATGATGCCACCTCCAAATATAACAGGAAAGCTTCATTTAGGTCATGCACTTGATTGTGCTCTTCAGGATTTTATGATAAGAGCAAAAAGAATGCAGGGATATGAAGCACTATGGCTTCCAGGACAGGACCATGCAAGTATTGCTACAGAAGTAAGAGTGGAAAAGGAACTCTTAAAAGAAGGCTTAAATAAAAAAGAAATGGGAAGAGAAAAATTTCTTGAAAGAGTATGGGATTGGACTAAGGAATATAGAGAAAGAATAAAGAATCAACAGAAGAAGCTTGGTGTTTCAGCTGATTTTACAAGAGAAAGTTTTACTATGGATGAAAAACTCAATAAAGCTGTTAGAACGGTTTTTGTAAAGCTTTATGAGGACGGCTTAATATACCAAGGAAATAGGATAACTAACTGGTGTCCAAAATGCCAAACAGCTTTGTCTGATGCTGAAATAGAGTATAAAGAGGATCAAGGTTTTTTCTGGCATATTAAATATCCAGTAGAAGGAGAAAATGATTTCATTGAAATTGCAACAACAAGGCCAGAAACAATGTTAGGTGATACGGCAGTTGCTGTTAATCCTAAGGATGAAAGATATAAGAGGTTTATAGGCAAAATGTTAATTCTCCCTCTTTTAAATAGAAAAATAGAAGTTGTAGCAGATGATTATGTTGATATGGAGTTTGGTACAGGAGCTGTTAAAATAACTCCAGCTCATGATCCTAACGATTATGAAGTAGGAAAGAGACATAATTTAAAAGAAATAGTTATGCTTAATAATGATGGAACTATAAAAGAAGGTTTTGGAAAATATTCAGGAATGGATAGATACGAAGCAAGAAAAGCAATAGTTAATGATTTAAAAGAAGAGGGATACCTTGTAAAAATAAAAGAACATGTTCATAATGTTGGAACACATGATAGATGTGGAAGCATAATTGAACCTATGATATCAAAACAATGGTATGTTAAGATGAAATCTTTAGCAGAGCCAGCTATAAAAGCAGTAAAAGAAGGAGAAACTAAATTTGTACCTGAAAGATTTGATAAAATTTATTTCAACTGGATGGAAAACATTCAAGATTGGTGTATATCAAGACAATTATGGTGGGGACATAGAATTCCAGTATGGTATTGCAAGGATTGCGGAGAAATAATAGTTTCAGAGAAAGAACCAACAGCTTGTGGAAAATGTGGAAGTGAAAATTTAGAGCAGGATAAAGATGTTTTGGATACATGGTTTAGTTCAGCTCTTTGGCCTTTTTCAACACTTGGATGGCCAGATAAAAATGAGGATTTAGAATACTTTTATCCTACAAATACACTTGTTACCGGATATGATATAATATTCTTTTGGGTAGCAAGAATGGTGTTCTCTGGAATTTACAATATGGGAGAAACTCCATTTAAGCATGTTTATATACATGGACTTGTAAGAGATGCAGAAGGAAGAAAAATGTCAAAATCCCTTGGCAATGGTGTAGATCCATTAGATGTAATAGATACATTTGGTGCAGATGCACTTAGATTTATGCTTATAACAGGAAATGCACCAGGAAATGATATAAGATATAAAACTGAAAAGGTAGAAGCTGCAAGAAACTTTGCAAATAAGATTTGGAATGCATCTAGATTTGTTCTTATGAATCTTGATAAAGATATTATGAATAAATATAAAGATGCAAAAGATTATAGTCTTGCCGATAAGTGGATACTATCAAGATGTAATTCTCTTGTAAATGAAGTAACAGACAACATAGAAAAATTTGAACTAGGAATAGCCTCTCAGAAAGTTTATGATTTTATGTGGAATGAATTCTGTGATTGGTATATTGAGCTTATAAAGCCTGTTATGTATAGTGATGATGAAAAGGCAAAGGGAATTTCATATAATGTTCTTCACAAGGTTTTAACAGTAGGACTTCAATTACTTCATCCTGTAATGCCTTATATAACTGAAGAAATTTATAAGCATGTTGGAGGAGAGTATGAAGCTATAGCTGTATCTCTATGGCCTAAATATACAGATCACTTACATGATGAAGCTTCTGAGAATGCTATGAATTACATTATAGAAGCAATAAAGTCAATTAGAAATGTAAGAGCTGAAATGAATGTGCCACCTTCAAAGAAAGCTAAAGTTATGATTTTTACTGAAGATGAAAATAAAGCTGCATTTGAGCTTGGAGATAAGTATTTTGAAAAATTAGCATACGCTTCGTCTGTAAGCTTCCTAAAATCTAAAGATGAGGCTCCGGAAAATGGTGTATCTTGTGTAACAAAAGGTGCAGAAATATATATGCCTCTTCTTGATTTGATAGATGTAACTAAGGAAATCGAAAGATTAAGTAAGGAGAAGGATAAACTTCAAAGTGAAATTGATAGGGTGAATAAAAAACTTTCTAATAAGGGTTTTACAGCTAAAGCACCTGAAAGTGTGGTTGAAGCTGAAAGGGTTAAAGGCGAAAAGTATAAAAAAATGCTTGAGGCTGTTGAAGAAAGAATAAAAGCACTTAAATAA
- a CDS encoding serine/threonine protein kinase: MKNKKHSNTIIKLEECKFLGKGHGGSVYLMPDNRVVKIFKNPNSCKDEYHILKKLGDNPYFPKPYEFHNHYMIREYIDGINISDYITQNGCSEKLILELIYFLEYIKNAGFKKIDVRFVHVFIENNSKLRVIDPRRSFTEKLKAPYHLISDLKHYGCIDLFWRILKYEKPDLYKKWH, encoded by the coding sequence ATGAAAAATAAAAAGCACAGCAATACAATAATAAAATTAGAAGAATGCAAATTTCTAGGTAAGGGGCATGGTGGAAGTGTTTACTTAATGCCAGACAATAGGGTTGTAAAAATATTTAAAAATCCAAATTCCTGCAAAGATGAATATCATATATTAAAAAAACTAGGGGATAATCCTTATTTTCCAAAGCCTTATGAATTCCACAATCATTATATGATAAGAGAATATATTGACGGTATAAATATATCAGATTATATAACTCAAAATGGCTGCTCAGAAAAATTAATACTAGAACTTATCTATTTTTTAGAATATATAAAGAATGCTGGATTTAAAAAGATAGATGTAAGATTTGTACATGTGTTCATTGAAAATAACAGTAAACTTAGGGTAATTGATCCTAGGCGCAGCTTTACAGAAAAGCTAAAAGCACCCTATCATTTAATATCTGACTTAAAACATTACGGCTGCATTGATTTGTTTTGGAGAATTTTAAAGTATGAAAAACCAGATTTATATAAAAAATGGCATTAA